TCGTTTCTCTCAAAAACGCTGCATTCCCTTATGAAATTCATACTTTCGTTCTCTCAGATATGTTGCATTAAACATGCTGATGAAAGCTATCACTTTCGATGATCAAGCAGTGCAAAGGCACAGAGTTACAATTTTGGAATGTGTGAAGGTATTAGTATTACcaggaaaatattttatacaatGTTAACTGCTAAGTATATcttagagaaataaaaaatgctAATTTGGTTTCTGCTTCCATAACAATATAGGACCCAGATGCTTCTATCCGGAAAAGAGCTCTTGAGCTTGTCACTCTTTTGGTGAATGAAAACAATGTCACACAACTGACAAAGGAGCTAATTGATTATTTGGAAATCAGCGACGAAGATTTTAAGGAAGATCTTAGtgcaaaaatttgttttatcgTTGAAAAGTAAGTATTCTATTTAAGAAATAGAATGACTACTTACTCTGAGAAAGTTGGGGGTCAGGATGATTGGAAAGTTACTGTGAATGTCTAGTTGAttgaagtttttgttgactttttaaattttttgataatgTAGGTTTTCTCCAGAAAAACTATGGTACATTGATCAGATGCTCAAGGTTCTGTGTGAGGTATGGATTCAAACGCGAGAATATGCTCTGTAACGTGTTACCAGTTAATTGCACTCTTTGAAATCGTTTGAGAGTTTATATCTGCTTAAGCTAATTTCAAATGCATTGTTTGTATCTGTCATAACCTATTGTCATCTATTCCATGTTAGTAGGCTGGAAAGTTTGTGAAAGATGATGTGTGGCATGCACTTATTGTTGTCATAAGCAATGCATCAGAGCTTCATGGATATACAGTTAGGGCCTTGTACAAATCAGTCTTGACTTATTCGGAACAGGTAGCTATTTTCTAATGTTAGATTGTGCTCAGTCCTCAATCAGTTGTAACCCTTTCTAATATGGTTTCGTTGAGATGATAACCAGGAGACCCTTGTCCGAGTGGCGGTATGGTGCATTGGGGAATATGGTGATCTGTTGGTTAACAATGTGGGGATGCTTGGTATTGAAGATCCAATAACGGTGAGCATCACAATGGCAATCTTAATTCATTATTTGCTCCATGATAAATATGCAGATGCTTTTGCTTCTTGGGATTTCATTTTTGCTTTGAAAAATATGCAACGAGTATGTGACTGCCTTGAGCAGGTAACGGAATCTGATGCAGTGGACGTTATCGAGGATGCCATTACTCGCCATAACTCAGATTCGACTACAAAAGCAATGGCATTGGTTGCTCTACTGAAGTTGTCATCCCGCTTTCCTTCTATTTCAGAGTATGTCTGACCTCGTTGTGCTATCTGTTTTTATCTCAACTCGTTCATCTGATATCTGCACTTATCCCTTTTCAACTCTACACAAGATGCATATGCGCACTagtatatgaataataaattttggtcTGTCTACAAGAAACTGTAGCGCGTTGCCTTCtgaaaaaagattagaaatatattatacatGTACATCCTGTCCTCAACTCTCTattgataattaaaaagttttctaaaATTCAATGACAGGAGAATTAAAGACATAATTGTGAAGCAGAAAGGAAGCCTTCTCCTTGAAATGCAGCAGAGAGCTATTGAATACAATTCTATAGTTGACAGGCATAAAAATATCAGGTGGAATCCCTTGTGCCTCTCTTCCTCATCTATCTTCTAGTGTAAGTTTTTCATATTCTCTCTCCCTCAAAGCTCATGATAGAGGTATGTGTGCATACAGGTCTTCTCTGGTTGACAGAATGCCGGTACTGGATGAGGCTACTTTCAATGTGAGGAGGGCCGGCTCTTTTCCTGCATCAGTTTCAACCATGGCCAAGCCTTCAGTTAGCCTTCAAAATGGTGTTGAGAAACTTCCTGTCGCTCCTCTTGTGGACTTGCTAGACCTAGATTCTGACGATATCATGGCTGCACCTAGTCCATCTGGTACAGATTTCCTTCAGGATCTTCTCGGTGTAGACTTAGGTTCATCGTCAGCACAATATGGTTAGTTCTTTGGCGGTTCTACAGCTCTTGCGTTCATATTATGGCGTGCTCATCTGCTATGTGTCTCTGAATGaacaagtttttaaaaaaatcattttcctCATTGCCTTGCAAAAGGATAACTCATGTTTGGTCTTCCATTTTTTATCCAATGATTCAGGTGCAACCCAGGCTCCAAAAGCTGGCACAGATCTGTTGCTGGATATTCTATCAATTGGAACACCTTCTCCTGCACAAAACAGCACATCATCTATTGGTTTATTATCAATAGCTGACGTTAACAATAATCCCTCAATTGCGCTAGACACACTTTCTTCACCAGCTCCACCTCACGTAGCAACAACTTCGTCCACCGGTATGTTTGATTTGCTAGATGGTCTTTCTCCAAGCCCATCGAAGGAAGGTAGGAAAAAGTCTTAACCTGAAAAAGATCTGTATAATCATTGAAACTCTTTTACAAAGGTCAATAACAAGTTTTCCTCCTTATTGCAGCCACCAATGGTCCAGCTTATGCACCTATTGTTGCATACGAGAGCAGCTCCTTGAAGATTGAGTTCACCTTCTCAAAGACACCAGGGAATCTGCAAACGACAAATGTCCAGGCTACTTTTACTAATTTATCTCCCAATACTTTCACAGATTTTATATTCCAGGCTGCTGTTCCAAAGGTAATTAcatctatcttctttttttgcttttttcccCTTTATTCATCTTTCCCAATTGATAAAGCAGTAAatagatttcaattttttctttaaccttctctttcttttgtgtaaCTTCCAGTTCCTCCAGCTGCACTTGGATCCAGCTAGCAGTAACACACTCCTGGCAAGCGGTAGTGGTGCCATCACGCAGAATCTAAGAGTCACTAACAGCCAGCAGGGGAAGGTATGGCACATTCTCTGTTCGTCTTTCTATCTAACTTTATGTCTTCAACATTCCGTGCTCAGCATTGATGAATAGCACTTGATGATCCACAACATAATCTATGCTCAAATAAAGATAGGCTGAGCCTGTGGATTCAGTGACTTAACATAACACTAAGGGTTTAATGTTTATTGCAGAAATCTCTTGTGATGCGCATGAGGATTGGGTACAAACTGAACGGAAAAGATGTATTAGAGGAAGGACAAGTCAGCAACTTCCCTCGCGGGTTGTGAAACTCATCGATCAGCCATTGTATTTTCAGCATAAGGACTTGAGTGTTTCTTTCTATCAAACCcaactaaaaaagaaagacaagtcTTGCCCAAGCCGTTGATGCAGCTTTCTCCTTCCAATTTTTTCATCCGTTTTATGAAACAAGTAGTACTTTGGCCTTTGCTTGTGATTTGAGGTTCttgggttttctttttgtacaaAAGTTTTGATGTTTGGAATCGGAAAGTGGTCAAGAAGTAGAATTTGTCTCTCATGTCTCTGAGACTATAAAAAAGATGTGATTTATGACCCATAACCATAACTCATGATGTATCTACTACAGTTACAATTTTCGTCTTGCAAAGAAGGAGTATTGGATTTTGGATCATGTCGTAGTTTGCATGTGTTATTGGATTAAGTCTTTGGTTGATCAACCAACACACATCTCTTATTTGAAGCGAATTCTAATTTTCTGATAGCTAGAAACTGTTAAGTACAGATATAGAGACATTCGAACATGTgttatttattaatgttacCAAATGGTGGAtgttcatttgattttattggATATGATTTTGAAGACAACAGATCAATAAATCATCATTCTAAACATaatctattttcttaaaaacccACCacagaaaattatatatttcgaCTTCACTTTTCCATATTTTCATtctaaacatatatttgtcccaaaaataaaagatagagATAAACCATAAACAGaaattcatttattattttaaatgattatgTGGCTTGATGCGAAATTCATAAAATCAAAGTGGTTTTGACTAATAGTACCATGATATAAATTTCACTTTTCCATATTTTCATtctaaacatatatttgtcccaaaaataaaagataaagataaaccataaacagaaattcatttattattttaaatgattatgTGGCTTGATGCGAAATTCATAAAATCAAAGTGGTTTTGACTAATAGTACCATGATATAAATATCTGCCCAGTCATTTTTGTattaagacaaaacaaaagaatgacttttgtaaatttcaaacttttccagaaatatgtatttttttttttaactttgttaTACTTTTACCAACTcttactaatttaaaattttgtggtAGTTTTGGAAATGCGTACGtgtttatagttttgaatttgaaggaTACAAATTGGGAGTTAAGGgaatttctacaaaaaaatattaatgttaaaCTGAATAGCTACTTTGATTACACATGATTAGTTGCCGAATAAGTTTTAGATAATAGGCTAATAGCTATTACTAAAATATCATTGTctcttcataaaaaaaatgtattataaTATTCTAGTAACATGACGTTGCTTGTACAAGCCTTTCCATTAAACAAGCCTTAGCTTGCAAATATCTCTACTTGACTTTCTCGAGTTGTAATGTAATGAAGAGTTGCATATCACAGTCACACATATCTAAGTTAATTACCCATTTGACAAAACGTGGAATAGTTGAACCCTTTTATTACAATCGTCAATACAACGAtaatattaaagttttatttaatgcatatatatatatggaaagcTTCATGGGTAAATACATCGTAAACGTTGgggaaagaaataaaacacaTCGACGTAAATGACATTCATTATTCAGTGAAAATCTCTAGTTAAATACACCATCCAGTGCCATTCTCTAAttagttttataatttcttttaaaagtatatgttCTAGTGGTTTTGATAataatctttaacaaaaaaaaaaaaaaaagtggttttgataataataatcGTCTCAACTAAGATGTTTATATAGAAAGGGAGTGTTCTGAAATTACATTAATCTCCTTAATTATTTTACCTAACCCCACTCATTTAACCTTTTCACCATATTGAATAGTATTTCTaaacttaaacaaatatttcagcaatttttttttttgcgtcaCCCATTTAATTATCTAATGTGATACACAGGAGGGTAAATAACTTATGTAGGCCAAATTGATATAATCTACCTAATGTATTAATTCACTCCAACTAAGCTAGCGAAGTATATTACCTCGTGAAACATAGCAgttaattagggtttaatcaagaaatataaattgatCGAAATGTGAtgaatttaaaatgattttaactAATGAtcattatgaaataaaattaatatagttACTCAACTTAATTACACAAACTGAGCAATCTATAATTGCAATTATTTTTAGCAACCCGAAATATTGATCTGACgacgatttttgttttgtttttagtataaCACAGCTAGCGATTAATTGGATTAGAGAAAATcatacaaccaaaaaaattaattaataattatttaagaaataagaatcCTTATTCCTTAACTTGACCGAAGCATGGCATGTTACGTAACTGATTCTCTTTATATCCTTTTTGAGAAAAAGgtataatgaaataaataaaaaggttttgaattCGTAACTTGGTGCGGTGAATCGTTCATGATCCAACATCTGTCTATTTCCCCTTTATGAGTCaaacttgaaattttattCAAGCTGAGTCTGTTAAATTAAAGTCATGAAGACCGAAGACCTATTATTTTTCACCTGCTTAATCTAGCAAGAAACTCGAAGCACACGCAAATGATTcatatttagtattttttcaagaagaaaaatgtgtttatGTGGACCAAGAGTTTTTTATCAAAAGGAAGTTGTTTTGAAcctttgacaacaaaaaaagtggACGTCGTTTTGAGCAATGTGTGTTATCAGATAAATATCAGTCAATGCTCACGTCACTCAACTTACTCGAATAATCACTTTTTAGTTACGATATattacaaataacaaaacaaaattattaataaatttatgcaagtatttttttttttttttttttgtttattaaactAAACTGATTGATACAAAGTATGCATCAAATTTATATGccttttacaaaaatttccAATAAACAAGTTGAGAAAAATAGGCAGATATTTAagactatatatttttataaatataaacttcaatattatgaattttcattattttaaaagaaaaagatgatataGTCCCTTTAGAATTACGTGTGTGATTTGCTAATAATAACCTTTTGGTGCGAAAGTCTTAGTAGGTAATATGTATTTTACTGTCTAGAGTTGTCCACTATTTTTCTCATGTCACACAGATTCTTAattcttatattttgtattttcaattAATTCTTCATAATTTATTTCGTTTCTTAACAATTACCACCGAATTGGATAGGTTAAGATAGTTGCCTTGTCTATgtgttcttttatttatctaatttcaTATGTGATGGTGGAGAACCGAAATAACTGTATAATGcacatatcttatatatatatggtcttCTTGCTAACAGAAATCCGTCTTCGCCATGAAACCTTGAAAGGAGTCGGATGAAACTCACACATACGGAGATTTAACGTCAAAAttattgcttttgttttttaatatacaataTGTTGTGTGAGTTtgataataatgattttttatagAGAGTTTATGaaaattacattaattattttacctAACCCCACCACATAACTTTAACATCAGATGGAATCTTCCTAACTTTTACCAAAAGTTTTAGAATTTGCATTTTATTTCATCCCACCTTAATTAACCAGTATAATACATGCATGCaagattaaataaattatgcagaaacaaaaaaaattatattgatttcatctgcttaatatatcaaataccAATTGACTCcaactagaaaaaaaaattgagtaatATTAATTATGCATATTCAAATTAAAGCATTTGAGTAAATACATCACAAATCCAATTATTATAAAcggtaacatttttttatttttttttaagaaaatttcataTACTGAGATTTAGTAAtaagtatataataattatatatatgggtTCCactttgtataatttttttaaattattcgTGAAATTTAAGAAGAACCTCATCCAACTCCTTTAGGTACTTGACAGTTTCGTCGATGATGGAATGTGAATCATCGATGTCTTTGTGAACCTTCTCGAAGTCGAATGTCCATACCACGTGGCTACCATCGCCATCTTCTATCGAAGTAATAGCAATGGTTCCTTTAAGCGTCTTGAAGTGTTTCTGGATTTCAGTGCCACTCATTTTCATTGTCATCGTTTCTCCAAGTCCATATCCTCAAGAATATGATGTAATggtaaagagaaagagttaCAATTTGGTTCAAAAGGGGGCGATCCGTTTCCTTTACGAAAGCTGAAAAGAATTTGTCTGCCGGAGACTTAACGTCAAACTTTACAGGCAAAGCTCCCTTGTCAttgtctatttgttttttttaagagcAAATGTTTTTAGTGGATGTGATATTAATCTTCTCAACTAAGGTGTCTATATAGAGAAAGGTTGATAAAAGTTACATTAGTTACTTCAACTTAAGTTAACTCCATCCACTTTACTTTCTTCACCGTAAGGAATCTCACCAACTTTAGCCAAAAGCTCCAATATTTGACCTTTGCTTTCATCCGCTCAATTATTTAACGTGTTAGGATAAGTAAAATTGTTCATATCGTTTTGATCTGCATAATATACCAATTAACTCCAATCAAGCAAGTATTTTACGTAATAGGTGTTTTTCTAAATACATTATTCTTAAGAAATGTGATCAACAGAAAATCGTTTTGACTAATGACGACTattgtgaaataaattaaCGAAGTCACGAGTTACTCAACTTTCACAAACTGATGAGCAACCTGAATTTTCAATTATGTTTAGCAACCaaattttgatcttcttttttttttaatacatctAGCGATTAACTACttggaagaaaatataaataatgcGACCTAATCTATTTCCCCTGcttaattttgaaagaaactcGAACCATACGCAACTTATCTATATTTAGTACTTTATCatgaagaaaaatgtgaaCATGTGAACAATGTCTTTGATGAAAAGAAAGTGGTTTTGACTAATGTACATCATCAAATAAATATCACTAAATGCTCAAGTCACTCAACTAACTTTAGTTTCAATTACCATACATTAGGAATAGTAATAAAAATCACATTAGAATTTTCACAATATATTATCTGTACTAGATCATAAAAAATAAGCGTGTTACACTGTTacgttcttttttttgtttggttaagcGTGTAACAAAAATGATTCTTCTCTATTACCCTTATTAAGAAATATTATGACTATATGTGCGAACCAATGTGCACGTCACTTTTGCTGGTATGCTGATGAGGATGTCTTAACTCTTAacttttgctatttttttttcttatcagaaataaatattacagGAAATTTAGCGTATGTCTCAATTAAATAATTCTGAAGAGAGATCATATAACCATTTTTTGTCAAGGAAATCACATAACcctcaaagaaaataaaaacctagCTAGCTTGCTAGCTCGCActtaatttatgatttaacTGATTCAACTGCATAGTAGaccactttttcttcttttttggtttataatcaTAATAGACCACTTacttcaaccaaaaaaagtttttgaagtagttgattttgtaagtacattattaaaaatatgattataaacCAATGTGAACATGATCAGTGGCGGATCCACTAAGGAAGGAGGGGTGTCAGTTGACCCAGGTTAAATCTACAAATTAAGTTTAATGCATAGaaatccttaaagagatagCAGCATAGTTGGTAGTTCTCTTTCTGTTGACACCCCTAAACAAGAGTTCGACCCTGCCTTATTACACTTTTGagtaatttttattcttttaacaTATATCTATGACCCCCCTAAAAATAAATCCTCGGTCCGCCATTGAACATGGTGAATGATAAGTGTTaacaaatgaatattataatataactATGTTAGTAAAAGGATTCTAGAGATCATAATAGATACATATATTTACGGTTTCTGAGTTGATGTTAGTGAATCAGATAAAGTGATTGTTCCATTGGAGATGAGAGTTTGTATAAATTTCTTAACTGAAAATGGCAATGCGTGAACGTGTTGTATCATTATGACTCACACattgttattttgttcataatgAGTCTGTTCAAGTAAAGTGGATGTCTACGtggaagaaaataacaaattgtGCAAAGATGATTCATTTCATCTGCTTAATGTAGCAAGTAAATGTGAAAAAAGGATTtgacgaaaacaaaaattgcagGAAcaattacttctttttttttttggtcaagaGAACAATTACTTTTTTAAAGAGTTAATTTATCTACTAACTAAAATTGAGCTTGAAAGACAGCTGCGCGGACGATTTTACCCTTATCGGCTTCTTTAATAAAAGTTGGGTTCCAGGGAACTTTTATCACTTATGccacttttttgaaaaaactgATCTGGACTGCCATCAGTTAATCTGAATGCCACCGAAAATGTGATATACCAGTTGTACCCTTAATgagttgattaaaaaaatgaaaaagaaattcaaaagctaaataaagaaaatcgaGTTCGGAGGCTCCTCTTCGTCgtcgtgttcttcttctttggtcgacgttcatcttcttcgtcggcCACCATCGATTTCCTCATGCCGCCGACTTGAAATCCGGCGTAAAAGCCACGAATTAGGTCAGTTTCTTCTCATATTTCCTTTGACATTGGTGCATTGTGATTTTAGATTGGGATTTTGAATTCTATATAATTCCCAGCTCGATTCAATTTGATAGTTTGATGATTGGTTTGCAAAGTAAAGAGTAATCGATTAGAGGTTGCCGAAACGTTATTTGAGGTGATGAGCAAAGGAATGTAGGTTGAATGTGAGTTGAATTTGAATTCCGAGATTTCATATTAAAGATTTGGGGGGTTTGTGTTTGCAAAGTTTAGATTAACCAATTAGTTTAACGAATAGGTATGTATTAACATTGGAAATCAATTGAAAGGTAACGAATTAGGTTCAGTAGAATCGAGTGCGACGAGAGATTGATTTCAACGTATGATAAGAGTACATGTGGTATAActattaaaatgtttgattggaGTTGAACTGGTTGTATTTTCAGgagcgatgaagaagaagatccacaCTAAGgtacattttgattttggaggATACTATTCTGAAGTGAATGAGTGGATTGGTAAAAATTCACTATATGCTATATCGTTTAAGACGAGTAGTTTGGAGAAGATTAGCTATTCGATGTTAGTTGACAAGATCATGAAGAAGGTTGCGATTGATGAAGCTTTTGTCAAGTTGAAACTGAGTTACAATCTGTCTAAATTTAGGAGAGAGACATATATTGTAGATGATGAGGAtgtcttcatatttttaacaGAATCTGATGAAGAGAGTCGGATTCCTGTTTTGCATGTGGAGGAATTAAATGGTATAGGAGTTGAGAGGAGAGAGGAAATTTCTGTACCGGAGCGTCGAAGTTCAGTTGGTGTAAATGTAATAGAGGATGATGTTTTAAATGAAGTATGTGAGATGGTGCATGATGGATATGATAATGATGTGAATGATTGTGAGAATGTAGTAGGTACGGAGATCGTGGCTGTCGAAAGGCCGATGGAAAGGCCGGTGAATTctgttgaggaagaagatgaggatgataggattgattatgatgatattCACGATATTCCACGAAGTGTAGAAGTTACTCCGCAGGTTATAGAATGGGATGATGGTACGGGTATTGAAATTGGTCAAGAATTTTGTTCAAGGGAGGCTGTGTGGGAATTGGTTAACAGAGCtgcaaagaaagaagttttTGGAGTCTATACTATTAAGTCAGACCCGATGAGACTTATGCTACGATGCCGCCAAGCTTCTAAAGGGTGTACTTGGTATCTAAGAGTTGCGAGAACTaagaaatctcatttttggAGTGTTAGAGTGCATAGAAAGATGCATACATGCTCTCGGAGTGTTGAGACTACAAGCAACAGTATACAGCGAGGCACACCAAGATTAATAGCATCGGTTTTGCATTGTGATTATCCCGGAAATTTAGAGACCCCAACTCCAAAAAACATTATGTCGATTGTAAGAGGAAGACTTGGGGTGCATTGTTCATACTCCACTGCCTTAAGAGGCAAAATGCTACATGTTAGTGATGTGCGAGGGACTCCGGAAAGAAGCTACAcgatgttattttcttatctttacaTGTTAGAGAAGGTAAATCCAGGGACAGTAACTTATGTGGAGttggaaggagagaaaaagttCAAGTACCTCTTCATTGCATTAGGCGCTTGCATTGAAGGTTTTAGGGCAATGCGGAAAGTGATAGTTGTGGATGCAACTCATCTTAAAACTGTGTATGGTGGGATGTTGGTTATTGCAACAGCACAAGATcctaatcatcatcattatccacTTGCGTTTGGAATCATTGATAGCGAGAAGGATGTAAGTTGGATTTGGTTCttagaaaagttgaaaactgTATATTCGGATGTTCCCGGATTGGTCTTTATTAGTGATAGGCATCAAAGCATAAAGAAGGCTGTCAAGACGGTGTACCCGAATGCGCTTCATGCAGCTTGTATATGACATTTGTGTCAAAACATGAGAGATCGTGTGACAATTGACAAGGATGGAGCTGCTGTCAAGTTCAGGGATTGTGCTCATGCATATACTGAGAGTGAGTTCGAGAAAGAGTTTGGTCATTTTACAAGTTTATGGCCTAAAGCTGCTGACTTTCTTGTGAAAGTAGGGTTTGAGAAATGGTCGAGGTGCCATTTTAAAGGAGACAAGTATAACATTGACACTAGTAATTCTGCGGAGTCCATTAATGGTGTGTTTAAAAAAGCGAGAAAATACCACTTGTTACCAATGATTGATGTGATGATTTCTAAGTTTTCTGAATGGTTCAACGAGCATAGGCAAGCTTCAGGTTCTTGTCCAATCACAGCACAAGTTGTGCCTACTGTGGAGAACATATTGCACATTAGATGTCAAGTTGCAGCCAAATTAACTGTGTTTGAGCTTAACAGTTACAACCAAGAATACAACGTGATTGATCTCAACTCGGTAAGTTTTCTGGtggatttgaaaatgaaaagttgtTCATGCAAATGTTTTGATATAGACAAGATCCTGTGTGTCCATGCTATGGCCGCAGCAAGGCACCTCGCCCGCAAGGAAGGGAGAAATGCGAATACAACCATCTACGGACTCTGCTCTGTGTATTACTTGATAGATAGTTGGTCATTGGCCTATTACCGGACGTTGTATGTAGTCCCACATGAGTCGGTTTGGGTTCTTCCTGCCCATATTAAAGAGTTAGTTGCCTTTCCGCCGGAATACACACCAAAAGGACCAGGACGAAATCAAGAGAAGCGGTTTCCATCAGCTGGTGAAGCgcgaaagaggagaaaatcgCAACCTGGA
This sequence is a window from Arabidopsis thaliana chromosome 1 sequence. Protein-coding genes within it:
- the GAMMA-ADAPTIN 1 gene encoding gamma-adaptin 1 (gamma-adaptin 1 (GAMMA-ADAPTIN 1); FUNCTIONS IN: protein transporter activity, clathrin binding, binding; INVOLVED IN: vesicle-mediated transport; LOCATED IN: AP-1 adaptor complex; CONTAINS InterPro DOMAIN/s: Adaptor protein complex AP-1, gamma subunit (InterPro:IPR017107), Clathrin adaptor, alpha/beta/gamma-adaptin, appendage, Ig-like subdomain (InterPro:IPR008152), Armadillo-like helical (InterPro:IPR011989), Armadillo-type fold (InterPro:IPR016024), Clathrin adaptor, gamma-adaptin, appendage (InterPro:IPR008153), Clathrin/coatomer adaptor, adaptin-like, appendage, Ig-like subdomain (InterPro:IPR013041), Clathrin/coatomer adaptor, adaptin-like, N-terminal (InterPro:IPR002553); BEST Arabidopsis thaliana protein match is: Adaptor protein complex AP-1, gamma subunit (TAIR:AT1G60070.1); Has 3543 Blast hits to 3448 proteins in 308 species: Archae - 0; Bacteria - 4; Metazoa - 1517; Fungi - 967; Plants - 387; Viruses - 0; Other Eukaryotes - 668 (source: NCBI BLink).) → MNPFSSGTRLRDMIRAIRACKTAAEERAVVRKECADIRALINEDDPHDRHRNLAKLMFIHMLGYPTHFGQMECLKLIASPGFPEKRIGYLGLMLLLDERQEVLMLVTNSLKQDLNHSNQYVVGLALCALGNICSAEMARDLAPEVERLIQFRDPNIRKKAALCSTRIIRKVPDLAENFVNAAASLLKEKHHGVLITGVQLCYELCTINDEALEYFRTKCTEGLIKTLRDITNSAYQPEYDVAGITDPFLHIRLLRLLRVLGQGDADASDLMTDILAQVATKTESNKNAGNAVLYECVETIMAIEDTNSLRVLAINILGRFLSNRDNNIRYVALNMLMKAITFDDQAVQRHRVTILECVKDPDASIRKRALELVTLLVNENNVTQLTKELIDYLEISDEDFKEDLSAKICFIVEKFSPEKLWYIDQMLKVLCEAGKFVKDDVWHALIVVISNASELHGYTVRALYKSVLTYSEQETLVRVAVWCIGEYGDLLVNNVGMLGIEDPITVTESDAVDVIEDAITRHNSDSTTKAMALVALLKLSSRFPSISERIKDIIVKQKGSLLLEMQQRAIEYNSIVDRHKNIRSSLVDRMPVLDEATFNVRRAGSFPASVSTMAKPSVSLQNGVEKLPVAPLVDLLDLDSDDIMAAPSPSGTDFLQDLLGVDLGSSSAQYGATQAPKAGTDLLLDILSIGTPSPAQNSTSSIGLLSIADVNNNPSIALDTLSSPAPPHVATTSSTGMFDLLDGLSPSPSKEATNGPAYAPIVAYESSSLKIEFTFSKTPGNLQTTNVQATFTNLSPNTFTDFIFQAAVPKFLQLHLDPASSNTLLASGSGAITQNLRVTNSQQGKKSLVMRMRIGYKLNGKDVLEEGQVSNFPRGL
- the GAMMA-ADAPTIN 1 gene encoding gamma-adaptin 1 — protein: MIRAIRACKTAAEERAVVRKECADIRALINEDDPHDRHRNLAKLMFIHMLGYPTHFGQMECLKLIASPGFPEKRIGYLGLMLLLDERQEVLMLVTNSLKQDLNHSNQYVVGLALCALGNICSAEMARDLAPEVERLIQFRDPNIRKKAALCSTRIIRKVPDLAENFVNAAASLLKEKHHGVLITGVQLCYELCTINDEALEYFRTKCTEGLIKTLRDITNSAYQPEYDVAGITDPFLHIRLLRLLRVLGQGDADASDLMTDILAQVATKTESNKNAGNAVLYECVETIMAIEDTNSLRVLAINILGRFLSNRDNNIRYVALNMLMKAITFDDQAVQRHRVTILECVKDPDASIRKRALELVTLLVNENNVTQLTKELIDYLEISDEDFKEDLSAKICFIVEKFSPEKLWYIDQMLKVLCEAGKFVKDDVWHALIVVISNASELHGYTVRALYKSVLTYSEQETLVRVAVWCIGEYGDLLVNNVGMLGIEDPITVTESDAVDVIEDAITRHNSDSTTKAMALVALLKLSSRFPSISERIKDIIVKQKGSLLLEMQQRAIEYNSIVDRHKNIRSSLVDRMPVLDEATFNVRRAGSFPASVSTMAKPSVSLQNGVEKLPVAPLVDLLDLDSDDIMAAPSPSGTDFLQDLLGVDLGSSSAQYGATQAPKAGTDLLLDILSIGTPSPAQNSTSSIGLLSIADVNNNPSIALDTLSSPAPPHVATTSSTGMFDLLDGLSPSPSKEATNGPAYAPIVAYESSSLKIEFTFSKTPGNLQTTNVQATFTNLSPNTFTDFIFQAAVPKFLQLHLDPASSNTLLASGSGAITQNLRVTNSQQGKKSLVMRMRIGYKLNGKDVLEEGQVSNFPRGL